In a genomic window of Saccharothrix sp. HUAS TT1:
- a CDS encoding ArsR/SmtB family transcription factor: MVEPREITEVDELRSLAHPLRQRILRHLAQHGPATASVLGKALGESSGATSYHLRALAKHAFVEEVPERAHGRERWWRAPAQDLRYPRAPEDREVRSLVQQLDELKLAADQELFASYLAGRAELGEWADVLPYSRGSVRVTLAELHEFFDEYMALLKRYQRPAEETPGGARRVAVRFFAFPVPGEPDDRS, encoded by the coding sequence GTGGTGGAACCGCGCGAGATCACCGAGGTGGACGAGCTGCGCTCGTTGGCGCACCCGTTGCGGCAGCGGATACTGCGGCACCTGGCGCAGCACGGGCCGGCGACGGCGAGCGTCCTGGGCAAGGCCCTCGGTGAGAGCAGCGGCGCCACCAGCTACCACTTGCGGGCGTTGGCGAAGCACGCCTTCGTGGAGGAGGTGCCCGAGCGGGCGCACGGCCGTGAGCGGTGGTGGCGGGCGCCCGCGCAGGACCTGCGCTACCCGCGCGCGCCGGAGGACCGGGAAGTGCGGTCCCTGGTGCAGCAGCTCGACGAGCTGAAGCTGGCGGCCGACCAGGAGCTGTTCGCGAGCTACCTGGCCGGGCGGGCGGAGCTGGGCGAGTGGGCGGACGTGCTGCCGTACTCGCGCGGCTCGGTCCGGGTGACGCTGGCCGAGCTGCACGAGTTCTTCGACGAGTACATGGCGCTGCTGAAGCGCTACCAGCGACCGGCGGAGGAGACGCCCGGGGGCGCGCGGCGGGTCGCCGTGCGCTTCTTCGCGTTTCCGGTGCCCGGTGAGCCGGACGACCGCTCGTGA
- a CDS encoding alpha/beta hydrolase family protein, whose amino-acid sequence MLPERNSPLRRALEVLVVVVAAGLSGPVAVASPVSLVAEEITFSSGDLLLRGTVLAPVGDPGARWPAMVMVHGSGRVSREGYRAEAEAFARAGIVTLVYDKRPKRSKSDVDFGLLAEDALAGLRALRGRPGVDPARSGLWGVSEGGWVAPLAASASADVAFLVTVGAAGVPPERQQSWNLANRFGAAGVTGSLVGTATRTTLGLLVGAGLFPEAGFDVAAVLERVRQPVLGLWGALDRVVPGAESVEVFRGALDRGGNRNYALRAVAGADHTMRVSVDGFRKGEEVSPEYVEQVVGWVEGLAAGAPVVEVGPVGEQERRSAPVEVGTPWVQVAAVSLLSVAFGFGVSVAGRRSVVRRPVRWLVGAGSVGVLGLFGYLGHLASTGAKSLGVVVLGRPLPWLALQVVAVGAVAALVVTAVRGWRVRDELTVAQRVRVGVVVGGGVLFVPWAVHWGLLVV is encoded by the coding sequence GTGCTCCCCGAACGCAACTCGCCTCTTCGGCGTGCCTTGGAAGTCCTGGTCGTGGTGGTGGCCGCCGGGTTGTCCGGGCCGGTGGCCGTGGCGTCGCCGGTGTCGTTGGTGGCGGAGGAAATCACCTTTTCGAGTGGTGATCTCCTCCTGCGCGGCACGGTGCTGGCGCCGGTGGGCGATCCCGGCGCCCGGTGGCCGGCGATGGTGATGGTGCACGGGTCCGGGCGGGTGTCGCGGGAGGGGTACCGGGCGGAGGCGGAGGCGTTCGCGCGGGCCGGGATCGTGACGCTGGTCTACGACAAGCGGCCGAAGAGGTCGAAGTCGGATGTGGACTTCGGGTTGTTGGCGGAGGACGCGCTGGCCGGGTTGCGCGCGTTGCGGGGGCGTCCGGGCGTGGACCCGGCGCGCAGCGGGTTGTGGGGGGTCAGCGAAGGCGGCTGGGTGGCGCCGCTGGCGGCGTCCGCGTCGGCCGACGTGGCGTTCCTGGTGACGGTCGGGGCCGCCGGGGTGCCGCCGGAGCGGCAGCAGTCGTGGAACCTGGCCAACCGGTTCGGCGCGGCGGGGGTGACGGGGTCGTTGGTCGGGACGGCCACGCGGACCACGTTGGGGCTGCTGGTCGGGGCGGGGTTGTTCCCGGAGGCCGGGTTCGACGTGGCGGCGGTGCTGGAGCGGGTTCGGCAGCCGGTGCTCGGGTTGTGGGGTGCGCTCGACCGGGTGGTCCCCGGCGCCGAGAGCGTGGAGGTGTTCCGGGGTGCGTTGGACCGGGGTGGCAACCGGAACTACGCGCTGCGGGCCGTCGCCGGGGCGGATCACACGATGCGGGTTTCGGTGGACGGGTTCCGGAAGGGGGAGGAGGTTTCGCCCGAGTACGTGGAGCAGGTGGTCGGTTGGGTCGAGGGGCTGGCTGCGGGGGCGCCGGTGGTCGAGGTCGGGCCGGTGGGGGAGCAGGAGCGGCGGAGTGCGCCGGTGGAGGTCGGGACGCCCTGGGTGCAGGTGGCGGCGGTTTCGCTGTTGTCGGTGGCGTTCGGGTTCGGGGTGAGCGTGGCTGGTCGTCGGTCTGTTGTCCGTCGGCCGGTGCGGTGGCTCGTCGGGGCCGGGTCGGTGGGGGTCCTGGGGCTGTTCGGGTACTTGGGGCACCTCGCGTCGACCGGGGCCAAGAGCCTCGGCGTGGTGGTGTTGGGGCGGCCGTTGCCGTGGCTGGCGCTCCAGGTGGTGGCGGTGGGCGCGGTGGCCGCGCTCGTGGTGACGGCCGTCCGGGGGTGGCGGGTCAGGGATGAGTTGACGGTGGCGCAACGGGTTCGGGTCGGGGTCGTGGTCGGCGGCGGGGTGTTGTTCGTCCCGTGGGCGGTGCACTGGGGGTTGCTGGTGGTGTGA
- a CDS encoding ABC transporter ATP-binding protein, whose protein sequence is MRRAFGDHVALAGVDLTIAGGEFVVLLGPSGCGKSTALRCLAGVLPLSGGRILLDGERIDHLSPAERGFGLVSQDHALPPHLSVRQHIAPGPLGDADRVLRLVRLTDHADKLPAQLSDGQRQRTAIAHALTPRPPLVLLDEPLSDLDTPLRLELRAEVRHLHRSLGLTTVYVTHDQEEALALADRLVVLRDGEVEQVGAPEEVYARPRNHHVAAFMGYRNLLPARVTATDGDHATVSLGGVPLTGVTRDDLTSGDAVVAIRPEDFSVALRQTDNVLEAVVEAVEYHGREHAVAARLPDGRPLHVRTAGRPSPGDAVRLRVPVDRALVFAP, encoded by the coding sequence GTGCGCCGCGCCTTCGGCGACCACGTCGCGCTGGCGGGCGTCGACCTGACCATCGCCGGCGGCGAGTTCGTCGTGCTGCTCGGCCCGTCCGGCTGCGGCAAGTCGACGGCGCTGCGCTGCCTGGCCGGTGTGCTGCCGTTGAGCGGCGGGCGGATCCTGCTGGACGGCGAGCGGATCGACCACCTGTCACCGGCGGAACGCGGGTTCGGCCTGGTGTCGCAGGACCACGCCCTGCCCCCGCACCTGTCCGTGCGGCAGCACATCGCGCCCGGCCCCCTCGGCGACGCCGACCGGGTGCTGCGCCTGGTGCGGCTGACCGACCACGCGGACAAGCTCCCCGCCCAGCTGTCCGACGGCCAGCGCCAGCGGACCGCGATCGCCCATGCCCTCACCCCGCGCCCACCGCTCGTGCTGCTGGACGAGCCACTGTCCGACCTGGACACCCCGCTGCGGTTGGAACTGCGCGCGGAGGTCCGTCACCTGCACCGGTCCCTCGGCCTGACCACCGTCTACGTCACCCACGACCAGGAGGAGGCCCTGGCGCTGGCCGACCGGCTCGTGGTCCTGCGCGACGGCGAGGTGGAGCAGGTCGGCGCCCCGGAGGAGGTCTACGCGCGCCCGCGCAACCACCACGTCGCCGCCTTCATGGGCTACCGCAACCTGCTGCCCGCCCGCGTGACCGCGACCGACGGCGACCACGCGACCGTGTCCCTGGGCGGCGTGCCGCTGACCGGAGTGACCCGCGACGACCTGACCTCCGGCGACGCCGTGGTGGCGATCCGGCCGGAGGACTTCAGCGTGGCCCTCCGGCAGACCGACAACGTCCTGGAGGCCGTGGTGGAAGCGGTCGAGTACCACGGCCGCGAGCACGCGGTGGCCGCCCGGCTGCCCGACGGCCGACCGCTGCACGTGCGCACCGCCGGCAGGCCCTCGCCGGGCGACGCGGTCCGCCTGCGCGTGCCGGTCGACCGGGCGCTGGTCTTCGCCCCCTAG
- a CDS encoding DUF1996 domain-containing protein, whose product MRWSPLLLVLVLAAGCADGRTVAIDDVPVAVESVATTPDASTGVFRVDCGRNEERHLNADNMVSAPGQPFGAHHTHEYVGNLSTNASSTDESLAAAATTCPADDRSTYYWPVLRLTDRTGHDRHAPGGGEHGNTGEVLPPARVEITFTGSPVSRVVPLPRFLRMITGDPAALTSGRGRVRWSCTGFEDRHTDRYPECGPGRLVLRTFDFPSCWDGRNTDSPSHRAHAEFPTANGVCRPGTFPVPRLSVRVAYDVPDGRPYAIDSFPEQRHDPRTDHAMFVNAMPEPLMDRVTACLNTGRTCSS is encoded by the coding sequence GTGAGGTGGTCGCCACTGCTGCTGGTGCTCGTGCTGGCCGCGGGCTGCGCGGACGGCCGCACGGTCGCGATCGACGACGTGCCGGTGGCGGTCGAGTCGGTGGCCACCACCCCGGACGCGTCGACCGGCGTGTTCCGGGTCGACTGCGGGCGCAACGAGGAGCGCCACCTCAACGCCGACAACATGGTGAGCGCGCCCGGTCAGCCGTTCGGCGCGCACCACACCCACGAGTACGTCGGCAACCTGAGCACGAACGCGAGTTCCACCGACGAGTCGCTGGCCGCCGCCGCGACGACGTGCCCGGCGGACGACCGGTCCACCTACTACTGGCCGGTGCTGCGGCTGACCGACCGGACCGGGCACGACCGGCACGCGCCCGGCGGCGGCGAGCACGGCAACACCGGCGAGGTGCTGCCGCCCGCCCGGGTGGAGATCACGTTCACCGGCAGCCCGGTCAGCCGGGTCGTGCCGCTGCCGCGGTTCCTGCGCATGATCACCGGCGACCCGGCGGCGCTGACCAGCGGTCGCGGCCGGGTGCGGTGGAGCTGCACCGGGTTCGAGGACCGGCACACCGACCGCTACCCGGAGTGCGGGCCGGGCCGCCTGGTGCTGCGCACGTTCGACTTCCCGAGCTGCTGGGACGGCCGCAACACCGACAGCCCGAGCCACCGGGCGCACGCCGAGTTCCCGACCGCCAACGGCGTGTGCCGACCGGGGACGTTCCCGGTGCCGAGGCTGAGCGTGCGGGTCGCCTACGACGTGCCCGACGGCCGCCCGTACGCCATCGACAGCTTCCCCGAGCAGCGGCACGACCCCCGCACCGACCACGCGATGTTCGTCAACGCCATGCCGGAGCCGCTGATGGACCGCGTCACGGCCTGCCTGAACACCGGTCGGACCTGCTCCTCCTGA
- a CDS encoding long-chain fatty acid--CoA ligase, whose translation MARVVADLPFVAAQVHDERVAWRYREGGKWCDLTFVEVAEWVMELASGLVHLGVRPGDRVCVLSGTRVEWSAVELAVLAVGGIVVPIYPSSAAEECAWIIGDSGAVVLVAEDAAQRDKVESVRGLVPGLREVVVVEGGGLEELRSVGRTSPVPGELDERRAAVGVDDPTLIIYTSGTTGPPKGCVLTNRNWLTMCRLTDELSYVTADDLSYLFLPLAHVFAQIVHLSALYTGAAVAFCGDASRIVPELSEVRPTFLPSVPRIFEKVYAAATAGVPAERLRQAVAVGLAVRGLRSAGQAVPEELARAFDQVEPIFAKVRAIFGGRLRQALSGAAPISVEVLEFFSAAGVPVLEGYGMSESTGVGTVNTLARHKLGSVGAYGMADLSLKLGDDGEILMSGPHVFAGYWNNPAATAEVLTDGWLRTGDLGEVDADGFVTITGRKKDIIITAGGKNIAPANVENQLRRSRWVSHAVVYGDRRPYLVALITLDADEVLPWAAERGLPGDLPSLARTPEVRDLVQGVVDEANSHFAHVSQVKRFVVLDRDLSQDDGELTPTLKVKRKVVHSVHEELYGSLY comes from the coding sequence GTGGCGAGGGTTGTTGCCGATCTGCCGTTCGTGGCGGCGCAGGTGCACGACGAGAGGGTGGCCTGGCGGTACCGGGAGGGTGGGAAGTGGTGTGACCTGACGTTCGTCGAGGTGGCCGAGTGGGTCATGGAGTTGGCGTCGGGGTTGGTGCACCTGGGTGTTCGGCCGGGTGATCGGGTGTGCGTGCTGTCCGGCACGCGGGTCGAGTGGTCGGCGGTGGAGTTGGCGGTGCTCGCGGTCGGGGGGATCGTGGTGCCGATCTACCCGTCCAGCGCGGCGGAGGAGTGCGCTTGGATCATCGGGGACTCGGGTGCGGTGGTGCTGGTGGCGGAGGACGCCGCGCAGCGGGACAAGGTCGAGTCGGTTCGCGGGCTGGTGCCGGGGTTGCGCGAGGTCGTGGTGGTCGAGGGTGGCGGGTTGGAGGAGTTGCGGTCGGTCGGTCGGACGTCGCCGGTGCCGGGGGAGTTGGACGAGCGGCGGGCGGCGGTCGGGGTGGACGACCCGACGTTGATCATCTACACGTCGGGGACGACCGGGCCGCCCAAGGGGTGCGTGCTGACCAACCGGAACTGGTTGACGATGTGCCGGCTCACGGACGAGCTGTCCTACGTCACGGCGGACGACCTGTCCTACCTGTTCCTGCCGCTGGCGCACGTGTTCGCGCAGATCGTGCACCTGTCGGCGTTGTACACGGGGGCGGCGGTGGCGTTCTGCGGTGACGCGTCGCGGATCGTGCCGGAGCTGTCGGAGGTGCGGCCGACGTTCCTGCCGTCGGTGCCCCGGATCTTCGAGAAGGTCTACGCGGCGGCGACGGCCGGTGTGCCGGCGGAGCGGTTGCGGCAGGCGGTGGCGGTCGGGTTGGCGGTGCGGGGGTTGAGGAGCGCCGGGCAGGCGGTGCCCGAGGAGCTGGCGAGGGCCTTCGACCAGGTGGAGCCGATCTTCGCGAAGGTGCGGGCGATCTTCGGCGGGCGGTTGCGCCAGGCGTTGTCGGGGGCGGCGCCCATCTCGGTGGAGGTGCTGGAGTTCTTCTCCGCCGCCGGGGTGCCGGTGCTGGAGGGCTACGGGATGAGCGAGTCGACGGGGGTCGGCACGGTCAACACGCTGGCGCGGCACAAGCTCGGGTCGGTCGGGGCGTACGGGATGGCGGACCTGTCGCTGAAGCTGGGCGACGACGGCGAGATCCTGATGAGCGGGCCGCACGTGTTCGCGGGGTACTGGAACAACCCGGCCGCCACGGCGGAGGTGCTGACCGACGGGTGGTTGCGCACCGGTGACCTGGGCGAGGTCGACGCGGACGGCTTCGTCACGATCACCGGGCGCAAGAAGGACATCATCATCACCGCCGGTGGCAAGAACATCGCGCCGGCGAACGTGGAGAACCAGCTGCGGCGGTCGAGGTGGGTCTCGCACGCGGTGGTGTACGGGGACCGGAGGCCGTACCTGGTCGCGTTGATCACGCTCGACGCGGACGAGGTCCTGCCCTGGGCGGCGGAGCGGGGGCTGCCGGGGGACCTGCCGTCGCTGGCGCGCACGCCGGAGGTGCGCGACCTCGTCCAGGGGGTGGTGGACGAGGCGAACTCGCACTTCGCGCACGTGTCGCAGGTCAAGAGGTTCGTGGTGCTGGACCGGGACCTCAGCCAGGACGACGGTGAGCTGACGCCGACGCTGAAGGTGAAGCGGAAGGTGGTGCACTCGGTGCACGAGGAGCTGTACGGCTCGCTGTACTGA
- a CDS encoding sigma-70 family RNA polymerase sigma factor — protein sequence MAALWSRKREAAADEALIRSLYEEHGRALLAYATRLTGDRAAAEDVVQETLVRAWRHPDALVNGKGSVRGWLLTVARNLVTDRIRAKAARPQEVAETPVAPPVQRDHADSVVDSVVVLEALDRLSSDHRDVLMEIYFRGRSVTEAAQALGVPPGTVKSRSHYALRALRETFVGQQVALKGVAG from the coding sequence ATGGCGGCTCTGTGGTCCCGGAAACGGGAGGCCGCGGCCGACGAGGCACTGATCCGATCCCTCTACGAGGAGCACGGTCGGGCGCTGCTCGCCTACGCGACGCGGCTGACCGGGGACCGGGCGGCGGCCGAGGACGTCGTCCAGGAAACGCTCGTGCGCGCGTGGCGGCACCCGGACGCCCTGGTGAACGGCAAGGGGTCGGTTCGCGGTTGGCTGCTCACGGTGGCGCGCAACCTCGTCACCGACCGGATCAGGGCGAAGGCCGCCCGGCCGCAGGAGGTCGCCGAGACGCCGGTGGCGCCGCCGGTGCAGCGCGACCACGCGGACTCCGTGGTCGACTCGGTGGTGGTGCTCGAAGCGCTGGACCGGTTGTCGTCGGACCACCGGGACGTGCTGATGGAGATCTACTTCCGCGGTCGGAGCGTGACCGAGGCCGCCCAGGCGTTGGGAGTGCCGCCCGGAACGGTGAAGTCGAGGTCGCACTACGCGCTGCGGGCGTTGCGGGAGACGTTCGTCGGGCAGCAGGTCGCGCTGAAGGGGGTGGCCGGATGA
- a CDS encoding PQQ-dependent sugar dehydrogenase, with protein MAPPVRRARPTLLAALALVASGLVSAGPAHAAPVLLSRGKPATASSSGSSGLAPAMAVDGNSATRWASQGGIDPSWIQVDLGATATITRVRLQWDLSCARAYRVETSTDASTWTAVHSTANGAGGVEDLAVSRTGRYVRMHGVARCRTAPYNSYSLQEFQVFGETGRADTSPPSPPTGLRSANVTPTSVDLAWDPATDDVGVTSYEVYQRGQFVKAVTGTSTTVTGLNPNGSYAFYVNAKDAAGNISQASDNAEVSTPPAQADAERPTPPMGLRVTGVTANSVSLAWNASTDNVGVTRYEVLAGGAKAGDATGTSAVIGGRRPNTSYLFTVRAFDAVGNVSDQSTGVTATTSSGGDQVGAVTQLTTDTDVPWGLDFLPDGSGVYARRDAFDIVKLSPSGVKTSLGVVPNVSGTGAEGGLLGVEVSPTFASDNYLYVYHSTASDNRIVRIKVQNNALAPSSAQVLLTGIPRNRYHNGGRLRFGPDGKLYAGTGDGQNANWAQDLGNLGGKVLRLNADGSAPTDNPFYGNGGNARYVWTYGHRNVQGLAFDGQGRLWQAELGNTVMDELNLSQRGGNYGWPACEGTSGNCSGYVAPKRTWSTANASPSGIAIVNDALYVAALRGSRLYRLQISGTSVGSETTHFQGTYGRLRTVEPAPDGSLWLTTSNGDGDSTPNNSSTRVLRVQLN; from the coding sequence GTGGCACCCCCTGTCCGGCGTGCTCGGCCGACCCTGCTCGCCGCGCTCGCCTTGGTGGCGTCCGGTCTGGTGTCGGCCGGGCCCGCGCACGCGGCGCCCGTCCTGCTGTCCCGGGGAAAACCGGCCACCGCCTCGTCCTCCGGCAGCTCCGGCCTCGCGCCGGCCATGGCCGTGGACGGCAACTCCGCCACCCGCTGGGCCAGCCAGGGCGGCATCGACCCGTCGTGGATCCAGGTCGACCTCGGCGCCACCGCGACGATCACCAGGGTCCGGCTCCAGTGGGACCTGTCCTGCGCCCGCGCGTACCGCGTCGAGACGTCCACTGATGCGAGCACGTGGACCGCCGTCCACTCGACCGCCAACGGCGCGGGCGGCGTCGAGGACCTGGCGGTGAGCAGAACCGGTCGGTACGTCCGGATGCACGGCGTCGCCCGGTGCCGCACCGCGCCCTACAACAGCTACTCGCTGCAGGAGTTCCAGGTGTTCGGCGAGACCGGGCGGGCGGACACCTCGCCGCCGTCGCCGCCGACCGGCCTGCGCTCGGCCAACGTCACGCCCACCTCGGTCGACCTGGCCTGGGACCCGGCCACCGACGACGTCGGCGTCACGTCCTACGAGGTCTACCAGCGCGGCCAGTTCGTCAAGGCCGTCACCGGCACGTCCACCACGGTCACCGGGCTGAACCCGAACGGCTCCTACGCCTTCTACGTCAACGCCAAGGACGCCGCCGGCAACATCTCGCAGGCGAGCGACAACGCCGAGGTCAGCACACCGCCCGCGCAGGCGGACGCGGAGCGGCCGACGCCGCCGATGGGCCTGCGGGTCACGGGCGTCACGGCGAACTCGGTGTCGCTGGCGTGGAACGCGTCCACCGACAACGTCGGCGTGACGCGCTACGAGGTCCTGGCGGGCGGCGCGAAGGCCGGTGACGCCACCGGCACGTCGGCGGTGATCGGCGGCCGGCGGCCGAACACCTCGTACCTGTTCACCGTGCGGGCGTTCGACGCGGTGGGCAACGTCTCCGACCAGAGCACCGGGGTCACCGCCACCACGTCGTCGGGCGGCGACCAGGTCGGCGCGGTGACGCAGCTGACCACCGACACCGACGTGCCGTGGGGCCTGGACTTCCTGCCCGACGGCTCCGGCGTGTACGCGCGACGCGACGCGTTCGACATCGTCAAGCTGTCGCCGTCCGGGGTGAAGACCAGCCTGGGCGTGGTGCCGAACGTGTCGGGCACCGGCGCGGAGGGCGGCCTGCTCGGCGTGGAGGTGTCGCCGACCTTCGCGTCCGACAACTACCTGTACGTCTACCACTCGACCGCGAGCGACAACCGCATCGTGCGGATCAAGGTGCAGAACAACGCCCTGGCGCCCAGTTCGGCGCAGGTGCTGCTCACCGGCATCCCGCGCAACCGCTACCACAACGGCGGCCGGCTGCGGTTCGGGCCGGACGGCAAGCTGTACGCGGGCACCGGCGACGGGCAGAACGCCAACTGGGCGCAGGACCTGGGCAACCTGGGCGGCAAGGTGCTGCGGCTCAACGCCGACGGCTCCGCGCCGACCGACAACCCGTTCTACGGCAACGGCGGCAACGCCCGGTACGTGTGGACCTACGGGCACCGCAACGTGCAGGGCCTGGCGTTCGACGGCCAGGGCAGGCTGTGGCAGGCCGAGCTGGGCAACACGGTGATGGACGAGCTGAACCTGTCCCAGCGCGGCGGCAACTACGGCTGGCCCGCGTGCGAGGGCACGTCCGGCAACTGCTCCGGCTACGTCGCGCCGAAGCGGACGTGGAGCACCGCCAACGCCTCGCCGAGCGGCATCGCCATCGTCAACGACGCCCTGTACGTCGCCGCGCTGCGCGGGTCCCGGCTCTACCGGCTGCAGATCAGCGGCACGTCGGTCGGCTCGGAGACGACCCACTTCCAGGGCACGTACGGCCGGCTGCGCACGGTCGAGCCCGCGCCGGACGGCAGCCTGTGGCTGACCACCAGCAACGGCGACGGCGACAGCACGCCGAACAACTCCAGCACCCGCGTCCTGAGGGTGCAGCTGAACTGA